The nucleotide window CTTTAGGTAGCTTAGGTagcaaatgcaaaattttgtttcggttacttttgaaaaaaaaaaaatactcctTGTTATAAAGCTAAATTACGAATTTCAAAGGCTTTTTAGTAATACCTTCTTAAGTAATTTTTGCATTCCccgaattataaatttttttttatttatttaagtacgACTGATGACGGCAGGTATGTGACCTTGCCGAAATTAATCCCTAATTTTCAATTGATCATAATTGAATTATCAATTTCAAAGGCTTTTTAGTAATACCTTCTAAAGTAATTTTTGCATTCCaagattattaaaatttttctttatttaataacaGCTAGGTAGGTGACCTTGCCGTGATTAATCCTTAATCTTCTTGTACCTACTAACAAAGCAATTAAATTATCAGTTTTAAAGGCTTTTTAAAAATACCTTTCTTAAGTAATTTTTCCATTCCaagaattattaatattttactttaattatttcatttccaTTGATGACAGCCAGGTATGTGACCTTGCCGAAATTAATCCCTAATTTTCAATTGATGATGATTAAAGTATCAATTTGAAagagtttttaaataataattttcctgACTAATTTTTGCATTCAGTAAGTTATTTTCTTATatcctttattttgttttatcctTTCTATATCCttaatattcttttattatttattactgaTGACGGCAAAATGTATGATTAATCCCTAATTTCCTTGCACTCACTAACAAAGCTGGACTACGTTAAGTGGGTCCCTCTGACAACAATAATATGTGAAAATTGCGTCTTTCTGACCCTCTTCCAGCCTTACTGTAGCGGCTATTATACTTACTGttctttttttcattgaaattttacccataaaataaaacaaacaattctttgtttttaagtttttggcCTTATAGagcgtttaatttttaatgctttttatgatattttcaaaagtaattataaaagtttttccattatttttattacatagtagaaatgaaagaaatgcataagcatttatatgtatatatgtatccatataggtataaatgtatgtttacAAACTACTCAGACACAACTGTACTTATAAACTAATGACTAATGCTGTTtgtgcaaatgtatgtatttgctattGTTGTCATTACCaacactttattaaaaaatgaatgatTTATGCGCTTAAATGTCATTTCTGGTCATAATATTGACTTTCATAGACCTTAGCTGGTTTCTACTAACGATTATATACACAAGTGGCATTTACTGGGCAGTTGtgccacaaaaataaaaattgagaatccaacaaaaaaaaaaatataatgaacacaaaataaaactaacctataaatgtttgtatttaaacaaatgaagatcttttgaaagtttttgctttaaaatcaattattttcaccaatcgaatacatttttttccccataacaaaagacttaagacgCTAACTTTTCTGAGTGTTAATGTGTCGTATTTCCCTTATACTAAACAGGTATACATTATGGTTTATTATTGCTTACTATgctaattaatattatttttttcttgctccTTTTTTCGTTTGCATTAACTTTGGTCTGATTTCGTTGTTTTTGAAAACTGCGCGTTTTTCgcaatgttttaaaattaattaaatatgttttaaattattaaaaaaaaaaattattaaaaaaaaactgacttGTGCTTGTCCactttaagaaattaaaatcttCACCGCACCGCAAGATTTTtcccttcacttttttattttcataaatttgcttttgtattcAAAGtcattattgttgcttttgcttgcGCGTAGTGTAGCTACTTCGTCTACGCACGCGAAGCTGCAGTGACTGCCAAATTTGTTTTCATGCGTTTTGGAATTATTTTGCGTTTACCACTCGAGACGGCATTGTTGCTTGTCTTTTACACTCACTTACATAACTACCTACTATATTAAATACACAGTATTCATTTAAATGCTAATTAAAAGCACACATAAAAAGCGTTAGTGTGTGCAACAAAGACACACCGGCCAGTTTCAGAGACTTTAGACCGACACAATTTTACTGGGGTCTACTTTGACACGTAAAAACACCGTATCGTCCTTGATGAAGGGTCGTCTGTGTAGCATTTCATGCGAAATGAAACGTGGAAATCCGAAACCCAATTGATCTGGTTCATTCGATGGCCGCTGGAAGTTCTCCCATGTGGGATCCGGCACAAATGACTCGGCTACACCGCCCTGTCCCGTTTGCGCGCCCTGTTCGAAGAGTGTGAATGTGATCGAGTGTGAGAATGGCCATTTGAGTAATGCATCATATTCGCCCGGCAGCACTTTTATGTAAACGGAGACATGTGTATTCTCACCGGGCCCATTGCCATTGAGAAACATTGACGCCTGCAATTTGTAACCGTATTGTGATGTATAGAATGGTGGCGACACTAATTCCAAACCATCTTTGCTGCGCGCCTCTGTCATTTTCGACGACCAATCGGTGATCTTCCACAATAAAGTGCCTGTATAATTAATGGACAACTTCGACACAGCCGTCTTCAGCATTTGTATTTGCTGCCCTTGACGCGACGATAGCGCCACCATCAGTGATAAATGTGCGGCGGCATTTGCTTCCAAATGCGCTTCGAGCATATGCCGAGGTCCTTTGAAACGACAACCGGCCTCCTTGAAACTGCAAGCGATCGCCAGCGCTTTGCATTCATCGCGCAAATGCGCTTCCATGTCACCGCGTGCAATAGCACCGGCATCGCAACGTTGCGGACAGGTCATGGGGGCGCGTGGACATTGTGCCACATGCAGCGGCAGTGTGTCGCATGAGAATTCACGCGTACAATGTACGCAGCGACGCAAACGTTTGGCACAATCCTTGGACTTGTGCAGTGTCATGCGTCCGCGTAACACGCGTTGACCGCACTTGGCCTCGCAGTAGATAGGCTCCTGGCCGCAGGTGCCGGCGTGCTCTTCAAGTCCGGCGCCAGAGAATTCGCTCTGACAGAATTCACATTTGGTGCGTCGCATGTTGCAGGTGAACTGTAAGTGATCGGTCATCATGATGCGTGGTATTTGTGCGCCGCACTTGTTCGGACACTGTGTGGCATCGTGTTTGCAGACGTTTAAGTGACCCTGGAAGATGGAAAAAGTGAGGTTAGCGTTACATTTGAGATAATGGGAGTTAAAAATGTTATGTGCAGTGAAGAAATTcgcttaaataatttaatcaaatttaaatgCAGAATTTCTTTAGGTTAGAAAATAATGTTTGCTCTATGTAAATAACTATATTTgtgctttattaaaataattttaaaataaaaaaaattaaaaattttaattaagtttttttatacttaaattacaatttttgtgctttattaaaaaaaaatttaatttttaataatttaaaattttttttaaatcaaattttaattttttttaattaaaagattttttttttaattaattaaaattttaatttgttttaataattaaaaaaaaaaattatttttaataatttaaaatttttttttatttattaaaacaaattacaattttaattaattaaaaaaaattttaattacaaaaaattaaaattttttccaataaaaaataattgagtaaGGTAAAGTCTGAATAGAaccatatattgtatacatCCGTAATATGGCgatattttgaatgaaattaaaataaaggcGGCCgtaaattctttttttgaaaattttttctaaatactgaaattatgacCTTCCACTAAAAGAAcgtctacaatatttttttaaaacataatttaattaaaattactcCTATGTCTATgtcttaactttttttcatcacATCACCCCAACTGCCCTCAGTTTCTTTCACTACCCAGAATTTATTAATTCACTAGAATTCCAGTTACTGCTTCTTATGAATGAACATGAAAATCAGAAACATGAAAATGACTACTAGTTTTTTATGAGCGCATTAGAGGtctattaacaacaacaacaacgaaagaGTAACAAAAGTCTTTCTTATATTGTTCTACAGGCATCTCtgtttataagtatgtaagGTGCGTTCAAAACACGCTTATTAAATGGTGTTGGCTTAAGAATGAAATTATGCTGCTTTATGTGTTCGTGTGTATTTTGGCCGGTGTTATGAACTTGTTAGTTGAGGTGacttagaaataattaaattaaaattttttgtatactgAGAAATGACTTAAAGTAAGCTATACGTAACTGTGTACGTGTGTgcttacataatattttttataaatatgtatgtacacttgtCGTTATACACACCTTTAGTTTTCTCAGCTCATCTGACCATTTACAGCCCTGTTTGTGATGTATACAGAAGACGAGTGAACCCATGATGGCTTGTTTGGGGTCGGGACCGGGGTAAATCtgcaagaaaaagaagaagaaagtgagAATTAgttaaatgttattaaaatatgtttagagGATGtgtttaatttaacttttatatgcttatttatatttttctattttttattatttttcatttaaataatatttatataatatatatttttttctgattttttctaTACTTTCACACCACACTAACCTGATATTCGCcttttttgccgaaaatatttctaaaacacTTCATCTATATACTATTTTGAGAATTATTTATAGCATGCCATGCACTATCACTACACTTTGCAGTTGCCTTTAGAGACTGACATAAATTTACTTTATGCTTTGACATTTATATGCGAAGTTGTTGATTTAGGCGCGTCACTAACTGACATTTGTTCTATCGgtctatatatataagtatacatgtaGTTAGGCTGGCGACCTGTTGGACAGTCAAAACACACAACTATTTGTTCTATTGATGACAAACGCTGA belongs to Bactrocera dorsalis isolate Fly_Bdor chromosome 1, ASM2337382v1, whole genome shotgun sequence and includes:
- the LOC115065719 gene encoding TNF receptor-associated factor 4 isoform X1; protein product: MVRSLAQWTKTLSFPSRLSPNRNSKDCSNLNTTSPAPPPTPPRNKTTNNTSNNNNCSTSRSSTSTVSSSHSNSTAPSPTTMGNNSANSNYNGNNNKHNLPITELEQIIYPGPDPKQAIMGSLVFCIHHKQGCKWSDELRKLKGHLNVCKHDATQCPNKCGAQIPRIMMTDHLQFTCNMRRTKCEFCQSEFSGAGLEEHAGTCGQEPIYCEAKCGQRVLRGRMTLHKSKDCAKRLRRCVHCTREFSCDTLPLHVAQCPRAPMTCPQRCDAGAIARGDMEAHLRDECKALAIACSFKEAGCRFKGPRHMLEAHLEANAAAHLSLMVALSSRQGQQIQMLKTAVSKLSINYTGTLLWKITDWSSKMTEARSKDGLELVSPPFYTSQYGYKLQASMFLNGNGPGENTHVSVYIKVLPGEYDALLKWPFSHSITFTLFEQGAQTGQGGVAESFVPDPTWENFQRPSNEPDQLGFGFPRFISHEMLHRRPFIKDDTVFLRVKVDPSKIVSV
- the LOC115065719 gene encoding TNF receptor-associated factor 4 isoform X2, encoding MKCFRNIFGKKGEYQIYPGPDPKQAIMGSLVFCIHHKQGCKWSDELRKLKGHLNVCKHDATQCPNKCGAQIPRIMMTDHLQFTCNMRRTKCEFCQSEFSGAGLEEHAGTCGQEPIYCEAKCGQRVLRGRMTLHKSKDCAKRLRRCVHCTREFSCDTLPLHVAQCPRAPMTCPQRCDAGAIARGDMEAHLRDECKALAIACSFKEAGCRFKGPRHMLEAHLEANAAAHLSLMVALSSRQGQQIQMLKTAVSKLSINYTGTLLWKITDWSSKMTEARSKDGLELVSPPFYTSQYGYKLQASMFLNGNGPGENTHVSVYIKVLPGEYDALLKWPFSHSITFTLFEQGAQTGQGGVAESFVPDPTWENFQRPSNEPDQLGFGFPRFISHEMLHRRPFIKDDTVFLRVKVDPSKIVSV